In Urechidicola croceus, a single window of DNA contains:
- a CDS encoding class I SAM-dependent methyltransferase, which yields MNVGQVSNSLRQLKLLYLVDKLQYFYQKSKNSKINKEFEANNPTIILPPDYLIYESFQMNYDKYYNGGKETAIWLKKYLKKHTQLEGKKILDWGCGPGRIIRHLPNLVGNNCEFFATDYNEKTINWCSQNIPEVKFNKNSLSAKLPYPDDYFDVIYGISIFTHLSEKLHYDWYRELWRILKPNGILFLTTQGDNYKPKLTNKELGSYETGKLVVRGMVKEGHRTYSAFHPKVFMNMLFKNDTVLEHVETISDVDNWQPNQDVWIVKKIS from the coding sequence ATGAATGTAGGGCAGGTTTCAAATTCTCTAAGGCAATTAAAATTATTGTATCTAGTAGATAAACTTCAGTATTTTTATCAAAAGAGTAAGAATTCTAAGATAAATAAAGAGTTTGAAGCAAATAATCCAACAATAATATTACCTCCAGATTATTTGATTTATGAATCATTTCAAATGAATTATGACAAATATTATAATGGAGGAAAAGAGACTGCTATATGGTTAAAAAAATATTTAAAAAAGCACACACAATTAGAAGGTAAGAAAATATTAGATTGGGGATGCGGACCAGGAAGAATAATTCGTCATTTACCAAACTTAGTTGGAAATAATTGTGAGTTTTTTGCTACAGATTATAACGAAAAAACAATAAATTGGTGTTCACAGAATATTCCAGAAGTTAAGTTTAATAAGAATTCATTAAGTGCAAAATTACCTTACCCTGACGATTATTTTGATGTGATTTATGGAATTTCAATTTTTACTCATCTATCAGAAAAACTGCACTATGATTGGTATAGAGAACTTTGGAGAATACTAAAACCAAATGGAATATTGTTTTTAACAACACAAGGCGATAATTATAAACCTAAATTAACTAATAAAGAATTGGGTAGTTATGAAACAGGAAAATTAGTGGTTCGTGGTATGGTAAAAGAAGGGCATAGAACGTATTCTGCTTTCCATCCGAAGGTGTTTATGAATATGCTTTTTAAAAATGATACAGTCTTAGAACATGTTGAAACGATTTCTGATGTTGATAATTGGCAGCCTAACCAAGATGTTTGGATAGTGAAAAAAATTAGTTAA
- the porV gene encoding type IX secretion system outer membrane channel protein PorV: MKKLIIVLFVILFTIPALRAQDEPNPITTAAPFLLITPDARAGGMGDVGVATSSDANSQHHNPAKYAFLNSQYALAVNYTPWMRELVNDVFLGGVSFGNRINDRSAWAASFKYFTLGEIQLTDNSGNEIGKEKPNELSVDGTYALKLNETFSLGVTMRYIRSDFALKVDNSQLNTVNTFAVDISGYYQSEENNYGDFNGKWRGGFNISNIGPKVSYTDGGRENFIPTNLKLGGGFDFILDDYNTISTTLEFTKLLVPTPPLRDPETGEIIEGKDDDVEFFAGMFQSFGDAPGGFSEEMKEFTWALGVEYMYDNSFALRTGYFNENDLKGARKYFTLGAGFKFKSSRLDISYLFNSSDINNPLENTLRFSLGFDLGELYEYY; this comes from the coding sequence ATGAAAAAATTAATAATAGTATTATTTGTAATTTTATTTACGATACCTGCACTTAGGGCTCAAGATGAGCCAAACCCTATAACGACAGCGGCACCATTTTTATTGATTACACCAGATGCAAGAGCAGGAGGTATGGGTGATGTTGGTGTTGCAACATCTTCTGATGCTAATTCTCAACATCACAATCCAGCTAAGTATGCTTTTTTAAATTCGCAATACGCTTTGGCTGTTAATTATACACCATGGATGAGAGAGTTGGTAAATGATGTATTTTTAGGTGGGGTTTCATTTGGAAATAGAATAAATGATCGAAGCGCATGGGCTGCGAGTTTCAAATATTTTACATTAGGAGAAATTCAACTGACCGACAATTCTGGAAATGAAATTGGTAAAGAAAAGCCAAATGAATTATCTGTAGATGGAACATATGCATTAAAACTTAATGAAACATTTTCTTTGGGTGTTACTATGCGATATATTCGTTCTGATTTTGCATTAAAAGTAGATAATTCGCAATTAAACACTGTAAATACATTTGCAGTTGATATTTCAGGATACTACCAATCAGAAGAAAATAATTATGGAGATTTTAATGGAAAATGGAGAGGTGGATTTAATATTTCTAACATTGGACCAAAAGTTTCTTATACTGATGGTGGACGTGAAAATTTTATACCTACTAACTTAAAATTAGGAGGAGGATTTGATTTTATTTTAGATGATTATAATACAATAAGTACAACTTTAGAATTTACCAAATTATTGGTTCCAACACCACCTTTAAGAGATCCTGAAACAGGAGAAATCATTGAAGGAAAAGATGATGATGTTGAGTTCTTCGCAGGAATGTTTCAATCATTTGGAGATGCTCCAGGTGGTTTTAGTGAAGAAATGAAAGAGTTTACATGGGCTTTAGGAGTTGAATATATGTATGACAATTCGTTTGCTTTAAGAACAGGTTATTTCAATGAAAATGACCTAAAAGGTGCTCGTAAATATTTTACATTAGGAGCAGGATTCAAGTTTAAAAGTAGTAGATTAGATATATCTTATTTATTTAATTCTTCAGATATAAATAACCCATTAGAGAATACCTTGAGATTTTCACTAGGATTTGATTTAGGAGAATTATACGAATATTATTAA
- the pafA gene encoding alkaline phosphatase PafA, which yields MKKTFLLILSIVLIVNCKSQNTNQSLINNTEITSVTKPKLVVGIVVDQMRYDYLTRFYDKYSEGGFKRLMNNGYNLKNTHYNYIPTFTAPGHASIYTGTTPENHGIIGNNWYDKFAKKSIYCVDDENYITIGSNSNEGKKSPKRLLTTTVTDQLHIAQNMSGKTIGIGIKDRSSVLPAGHTANGAYWFDGKNVGKWVSSSYYMTSLPKWVNEFNNTNKADTYLNQPWITLYNISTYTESIEDKNNYEGPLKGEKYATFPHDLPSLREKNGNYDLIKSTPFGNTLTTDFAISAIKGEKLGKSQFTDFLTISYSSTDYVGHRYGVESKEIEDTYIRLDKDLERLLLTLDKEIGNENYTLFLTADHAATQVPKYLTDLKIPSGYLNNQSLNEYLNNVTLDYFGSNGLIENISNSNIFLNTEKIRSLNLDKNKISETIVDELINFKDIHKTVSAKTLQTSNFKDGLLSLLQKGYNQKFSGDVLFTKSPSVISDYYEEKGGTTHGSGYSYDTHVPLLFYGNGIKKGNSNNYYPIVDIAPTISALLNIEFPNGSTGTVIVEVLK from the coding sequence ATGAAGAAAACGTTTTTATTGATATTATCAATAGTACTAATAGTAAATTGTAAATCACAAAATACAAATCAATCATTAATTAACAACACTGAAATTACTTCAGTAACAAAACCAAAACTTGTCGTTGGAATTGTTGTCGACCAAATGAGGTATGACTATCTTACAAGATTTTATGACAAATATTCTGAAGGTGGATTTAAACGTTTAATGAATAATGGCTATAACTTAAAGAATACACATTACAACTACATCCCTACATTTACTGCTCCTGGGCACGCATCTATTTATACAGGTACTACTCCAGAAAATCATGGCATAATAGGAAATAATTGGTACGATAAATTTGCAAAAAAAAGTATCTATTGCGTTGATGACGAAAATTATATCACGATTGGATCTAATTCTAATGAAGGAAAAAAATCACCGAAAAGATTATTAACAACCACAGTTACAGATCAACTTCATATTGCTCAAAATATGAGTGGAAAAACAATTGGTATTGGAATTAAAGATCGTTCATCTGTTTTACCTGCAGGCCATACTGCCAATGGTGCATATTGGTTTGATGGTAAAAACGTTGGAAAATGGGTTAGTAGTTCTTATTACATGACAAGTTTACCTAAGTGGGTTAATGAATTTAATAATACAAATAAGGCCGATACATATTTAAATCAGCCTTGGATAACTTTATATAATATCTCAACATATACTGAAAGTATTGAAGATAAAAACAATTATGAAGGACCTTTAAAAGGTGAAAAATATGCAACATTCCCACACGACTTACCAAGTTTAAGAGAAAAAAATGGAAATTATGATTTGATAAAATCCACTCCTTTCGGGAACACATTGACAACAGATTTTGCTATTTCTGCAATCAAAGGAGAAAAATTAGGAAAAAGTCAATTTACAGATTTTCTTACAATAAGTTATTCAAGTACAGACTATGTTGGACATCGATATGGTGTTGAATCAAAAGAAATAGAAGATACCTATATTCGATTAGATAAAGATTTAGAAAGGTTGTTATTAACACTAGATAAAGAAATTGGTAATGAAAATTACACCTTATTTTTAACTGCCGATCATGCAGCAACTCAAGTACCAAAATACTTGACAGATTTAAAAATTCCATCAGGGTATCTAAATAATCAAAGTTTAAATGAATACTTAAATAATGTTACATTAGATTATTTTGGTTCAAATGGTTTAATTGAAAATATTTCAAACTCAAATATATTTTTGAATACTGAAAAAATTAGATCTTTAAATTTAGATAAAAACAAAATTTCAGAAACAATTGTTGATGAACTAATTAACTTCAAAGATATTCATAAAACTGTAAGTGCTAAAACCCTTCAAACTTCTAATTTTAAAGATGGATTACTAAGTTTATTACAAAAAGGTTATAACCAAAAATTTTCTGGTGATGTTCTCTTTACGAAATCTCCATCAGTAATTAGTGATTATTATGAAGAGAAAGGCGGGACTACTCACGGTTCTGGATATAGCTATGACACGCATGTACCATTATTATTTTACGGAAATGGAATTAAAAAAGGGAACTCTAACAATTACTATCCAATTGTTGACATTGCACCAACTATTTCGGCTTTATTAAATATTGAATTCCCAAATGGTTCAACTGGAACTGTAATAGTAGAAGTATTAAAATAA
- a CDS encoding ABC transporter ATP-binding protein has translation MIEVKDLHKSFGEAHILKGITTSFEKGKTNLIIGQSGSGKTVFLKCLLGLHTPESGMISFDGRVYADLDIEQKRQLRTEIGMVFQGSALYDSLTVEENIMFPLKMFTNQTNSEMLDRVNFVLDRVNLPGSNPKFPAELSGGMQKRVAIARAIVMNPKYLFCDEPNSGLDPQTATVIDNLIQEITEEYQIITVINSHDMNSVMEIGEKIVFLKNGHKAWEGTNEDMFITDNEAIVNFVYSSNLFKKIREVYLKESKL, from the coding sequence ATGATAGAGGTTAAAGATTTACATAAAAGTTTTGGAGAGGCACATATTCTAAAAGGAATTACAACTTCTTTTGAAAAAGGTAAAACAAATTTAATTATTGGTCAAAGTGGTTCAGGAAAAACGGTTTTCTTAAAATGTTTATTAGGATTACATACTCCAGAATCTGGAATGATTTCTTTTGATGGCAGAGTGTATGCTGATTTAGATATTGAGCAAAAAAGACAATTAAGAACCGAAATAGGAATGGTTTTTCAAGGAAGTGCTTTATATGATTCTTTAACTGTTGAAGAAAATATAATGTTTCCTTTAAAAATGTTTACAAATCAAACAAATTCAGAAATGCTTGATAGAGTAAATTTTGTTCTTGATAGAGTAAATTTACCTGGTTCTAATCCAAAATTCCCAGCAGAACTTTCTGGAGGAATGCAAAAAAGAGTTGCAATTGCTAGAGCAATTGTAATGAATCCAAAATATTTGTTTTGTGATGAACCAAATTCAGGTTTAGATCCTCAAACAGCTACTGTCATTGATAATTTGATTCAAGAAATTACAGAAGAATATCAAATTATTACGGTAATAAATTCACATGATATGAATTCTGTGATGGAAATTGGTGAAAAAATAGTTTTTTTAAAGAATGGTCATAAAGCTTGGGAAGGAACAAATGAAGATATGTTTATTACTGACAATGAAGCGATTGTAAATTTTGTTTATTCTTCTAATTTATTTAAAAAAATAAGAGAAGTATATTTAAAAGAAAGTAAATTGTAA
- a CDS encoding MlaE family ABC transporter permease, protein MNYFEHIGKYFIMLGQVFKRPQKWKVFREILFREIEDLGLKSLGIIMFISFFIGGVVAIQTALNVDSPFIPKYLIGFATKRSMILEFGPTFTSVILAGKVGSYIASSIGTMRVTEQIDALEVMGVNSLNYLVLPKIVATLFFYPLLVLIAMFLGIFGGWAAGILTDLFYTVDYIDGIQLDFNPYFIKYALIKATVFAFVIATVPAYHGYYVKGGSLEVGRASTQAVVWTSVVIILLNYFLTQMLLG, encoded by the coding sequence ATGAATTATTTTGAGCATATAGGTAAATACTTCATAATGCTAGGGCAGGTTTTTAAGAGACCTCAAAAATGGAAAGTTTTTAGAGAAATTTTGTTTAGAGAGATTGAAGATTTAGGTCTGAAATCACTAGGAATAATAATGTTTATATCCTTTTTTATTGGAGGTGTTGTGGCTATTCAAACAGCACTAAATGTTGATAGTCCATTTATTCCAAAATACCTAATTGGTTTTGCAACTAAACGATCAATGATTTTAGAGTTTGGACCAACTTTTACTTCTGTGATTTTAGCTGGAAAAGTTGGTTCGTATATTGCTTCAAGTATTGGTACAATGAGAGTAACGGAGCAGATTGATGCACTTGAAGTAATGGGTGTTAACTCTTTAAATTATCTTGTATTACCTAAAATTGTTGCAACCTTATTTTTCTACCCGCTTTTAGTATTAATTGCTATGTTTTTAGGAATTTTTGGAGGTTGGGCAGCAGGAATTTTAACAGATTTGTTTTATACCGTAGATTATATTGATGGTATACAATTAGATTTTAATCCTTATTTTATTAAATATGCTTTGATTAAGGCAACAGTATTTGCATTTGTTATAGCTACAGTTCCTGCTTATCATGGTTATTATGTAAAAGGAGGTTCATTAGAAGTTGGACGAGCAAGTACACAGGCTGTTGTTTGGACAAGCGTAGTGATTATTTTATTAAACTATTTCTTAACTCAAATGCTTTTAGGATAA
- a CDS encoding cytidine deaminase, whose translation MKKINLSTSITLFNSISELPEEVQSLMNEAIKIRETAYAPYSKFLVGTAFLLENGEVITGNNQENAAYPSGMCAERVAVWKASSDYPGIPILKIAITAKSLNNLVSEPIAPCGACRQTLSEYEINQKYNIEIYFMGETGKIIKTDSLLDLLPLAFDKSFL comes from the coding sequence ATGAAAAAAATTAATTTATCAACTTCAATCACACTATTTAATTCTATAAGTGAACTTCCGGAAGAAGTACAATCGTTGATGAATGAAGCTATTAAAATTAGAGAAACTGCATATGCACCGTATTCAAAATTTCTTGTTGGCACAGCATTTTTATTAGAAAATGGTGAAGTAATTACTGGTAATAATCAAGAAAACGCAGCATATCCTTCCGGTATGTGTGCCGAAAGAGTGGCTGTTTGGAAGGCTTCATCTGATTATCCTGGAATACCAATTTTAAAAATTGCAATCACTGCAAAATCATTGAATAATTTAGTTAGTGAACCTATTGCACCTTGTGGCGCTTGTAGACAAACACTTTCTGAATATGAAATAAATCAAAAATATAATATCGAAATTTATTTTATGGGTGAAACTGGAAAAATCATTAAGACAGATTCCCTTCTAGATTTACTTCCGTTGGCATTTGATAAATCTTTTTTGTAA
- the porU gene encoding type IX secretion system sortase PorU: protein MNKIKIILFIAIISFTASYSQLSERKSINLDWVEEPIYTSEKNKIDIPTVKNQFLDDNLLPNYTNSWNVSNGYEIDSYLIKNVKYESLTSQFSKNIELNKISSDLKSDLSIAKSRNNSEVLLTLTPLVIQNGVLKKVISFDLEYSLKKSIANRTSRLNNRGYNSVLSTGDWYKFSIDTTGVFKINSSFLQSLGIDPSKINPKNIKVYGNGGAMLPFLNSEFRYDDLQENAIFVSGEEDNSFDSNDYILFYGRGPDAWDVNLIANEIRHKKNIFSDKSYYFITVDGAEGKRIENEIPITTSTNQVITTFDDHNFYEKEEFNLFSVGQQWFGENLTVENVQNFTIPFNNIDNSEDITVRVRGVVESSSSSQMHIKVNGQELTTISYPAVSLGSLILAFARENEGSVNISGNEVNVEVTFDNNGNPSAKAYLDYIEVIGKKKLVANGNQFGFRNFDINNNGIYRYEIQNGNNIAEVWNVTDPMNPFRVVNQSTNTTFSFNESSNTFQEYIALNQDDYFTPETLSQSKVDNQNLHALEDIDYVIVTQDFLAGEAERLADFHRAKGLTVEVVDLFEIYNEFSSGSPDLTAIRDFTKYLYNSASTPENRIKYLCLFGDASFDYKDRIFGNNNIVPAFLAFESFNLATSYLTDDYFAMLDENEGLLTPNNRQDVATGRIPVSDIVQASNVVDKIINYNSTNSYGDWRNLVTLISDDLDIASESVLQSTMEQIADSIKLRKPILNVKKIYADAFSQETSAGGERYPDVNTAISNGVETGTLMINYFGHGGQDGWAAERILEIPELQAWNNVNKQPLIITITCQFSQFDNPLRQAGGEYVIWSKNGGSSTLITTTREIYINVGRVFNDRLTELLLNFDNSDLTISEALMTIKNQFTTNQRLFIYSLGDPAMKLAVPKEDIRLTHMNDIEITESLDTIKALSHVSFRGIITDAVGNKLNDYNGELSATVYDKSINKTTLDNDNHGIVMEFDALESKIFRGRATVENGDFTFDFIAPKDLRIAYGNGKISFYADDDVIDKAGYNFDVVIGGINEDAAVDDEGPEIKLYMNDETFIDGGNTNSSPYLVAVLEDESGINTSITAVDHDIVAILDGDQANPVVLNDYYQTELNDFTKGKVNYLFRNLESGIHTLELCAWDTYNNSSCATLTFVVVNDSEMVLDNVLNYPNPFVNYTEFWFNHNKPNEALDVQVQIFTVSGKLVKTINQTVQSDGNLSRSITWNGLDDFGDKIGKGVYVYKLNVKSLLSNVKAEKYEKLVILQ, encoded by the coding sequence ATTCCTACGGTTAAAAATCAATTTTTAGATGATAATTTACTTCCAAATTATACCAATTCTTGGAACGTTTCTAATGGTTATGAAATAGATTCATACCTAATAAAAAACGTAAAATATGAGTCGTTAACTTCTCAGTTCTCTAAAAATATAGAACTTAATAAAATTTCATCAGATTTAAAAAGTGATTTGTCAATTGCCAAATCAAGAAATAATTCTGAAGTACTTTTAACACTAACACCGTTAGTTATTCAAAATGGAGTTTTAAAAAAAGTAATATCGTTTGATTTAGAATATTCACTAAAAAAATCAATTGCAAATAGAACGAGTAGATTAAATAATAGAGGTTATAATTCTGTTTTATCAACTGGCGATTGGTATAAGTTTAGTATTGATACTACTGGTGTTTTTAAAATAAATAGTTCCTTTTTACAAAGTTTAGGAATTGATCCTTCTAAAATAAATCCTAAGAACATTAAAGTTTATGGAAATGGTGGTGCAATGTTGCCATTTTTAAATAGTGAGTTTCGATATGATGATTTGCAGGAAAATGCAATTTTTGTTAGTGGAGAAGAAGATAATAGTTTTGATAGTAACGATTATATACTCTTCTATGGTAGAGGTCCAGACGCATGGGATGTTAATTTAATTGCTAATGAAATAAGACATAAGAAAAATATTTTTTCAGATAAATCTTACTATTTTATAACTGTTGATGGCGCTGAAGGTAAAAGAATTGAAAACGAAATTCCTATAACTACTTCAACCAATCAAGTTATAACAACATTTGACGACCACAATTTTTATGAAAAGGAAGAATTTAATTTATTCTCTGTTGGTCAGCAATGGTTTGGTGAAAATTTAACAGTTGAAAATGTCCAGAACTTTACAATTCCTTTTAATAATATAGATAACTCTGAGGATATTACAGTGAGAGTTCGTGGGGTTGTTGAATCATCTTCATCGTCGCAAATGCATATAAAAGTTAATGGTCAAGAATTAACCACAATTAGTTATCCTGCAGTTTCTTTAGGTAGTTTAATTTTAGCGTTTGCAAGAGAAAATGAAGGCAGTGTAAATATTTCTGGAAATGAAGTTAATGTTGAAGTTACATTTGATAATAATGGAAATCCATCTGCTAAAGCTTATTTAGATTACATTGAAGTTATAGGTAAAAAGAAATTAGTTGCAAATGGAAATCAATTTGGTTTTAGAAATTTTGACATCAATAATAATGGAATTTATAGATATGAAATCCAAAACGGAAATAATATTGCAGAAGTTTGGAATGTTACAGACCCTATGAATCCTTTTAGAGTAGTTAACCAATCAACCAATACAACATTTTCTTTTAATGAGAGTTCAAACACTTTTCAAGAATATATTGCATTAAATCAAGACGATTATTTTACACCTGAAACTTTATCTCAAAGTAAAGTTGATAACCAAAATTTACATGCTTTAGAAGATATAGATTATGTTATAGTGACTCAAGATTTTTTGGCTGGAGAAGCTGAAAGATTGGCAGATTTTCATAGGGCAAAAGGCTTGACAGTTGAAGTTGTTGATTTATTTGAAATATATAATGAATTTTCTTCTGGAAGTCCTGATTTAACTGCAATTCGAGATTTTACTAAATATTTATATAATAGTGCATCTACACCAGAAAATAGAATTAAATATTTGTGTCTATTTGGTGATGCATCCTTCGATTATAAAGATAGAATTTTTGGAAATAACAATATTGTGCCAGCGTTTTTAGCTTTTGAAAGTTTTAATTTAGCAACTTCATATCTTACCGATGATTATTTTGCAATGCTCGATGAAAATGAAGGACTATTGACTCCAAATAATAGACAAGATGTTGCAACAGGAAGAATTCCAGTTTCAGATATAGTACAAGCGTCTAATGTAGTTGATAAAATTATTAATTATAATAGTACAAACTCTTATGGTGATTGGAGAAATTTGGTAACACTTATTTCTGATGATTTAGATATCGCAAGTGAATCCGTACTTCAAAGTACAATGGAACAAATTGCAGATTCTATAAAGTTAAGAAAACCGATTTTAAATGTTAAAAAAATATATGCTGATGCCTTTTCTCAAGAAACTTCTGCGGGTGGTGAAAGATATCCTGATGTAAATACCGCAATTTCAAATGGGGTTGAAACAGGAACTTTAATGATTAATTATTTTGGTCATGGTGGTCAAGATGGATGGGCAGCTGAACGAATTTTAGAAATACCAGAACTTCAAGCATGGAATAATGTAAATAAACAACCATTAATTATTACAATTACATGCCAGTTTTCTCAATTTGATAATCCTCTACGACAGGCTGGAGGTGAATATGTAATATGGAGTAAAAATGGAGGGTCAAGTACTTTGATTACGACAACAAGAGAAATATATATAAATGTAGGTAGAGTTTTTAATGATCGTCTCACTGAATTATTATTGAATTTTGATAATAGTGATTTAACTATTTCAGAAGCATTGATGACTATAAAAAATCAATTTACAACAAATCAAAGATTGTTTATTTATTCATTAGGTGATCCGGCAATGAAATTGGCAGTGCCAAAAGAAGATATTCGTTTAACTCATATGAATGATATTGAAATCACAGAGTCTTTAGATACTATAAAAGCACTTTCACATGTTTCGTTTAGAGGAATTATTACTGATGCTGTTGGCAATAAACTTAACGATTATAATGGTGAATTGTCGGCGACTGTATATGATAAATCTATAAATAAAACTACACTTGACAATGATAATCATGGTATAGTTATGGAGTTTGACGCTTTAGAAAGTAAGATTTTTAGAGGTAGAGCTACAGTTGAAAATGGTGATTTCACCTTTGATTTTATTGCCCCAAAAGATTTGAGAATTGCTTATGGAAATGGTAAAATAAGTTTTTATGCTGATGATGATGTTATAGACAAAGCAGGATATAATTTTGATGTAGTTATTGGAGGTATAAATGAAGATGCAGCAGTTGATGATGAAGGACCTGAAATAAAATTGTATATGAATGACGAAACATTTATTGATGGAGGAAATACAAATTCGTCACCTTATTTAGTTGCTGTTTTGGAAGATGAAAGCGGAATTAATACTTCTATAACGGCTGTAGATCATGATATTGTAGCTATATTAGATGGTGATCAAGCAAATCCTGTAGTGCTAAATGATTATTACCAAACAGAATTAAATGATTTTACTAAAGGAAAAGTGAATTATTTATTTAGAAACTTAGAGTCTGGAATTCATACTCTTGAGTTATGTGCTTGGGATACTTACAATAATTCATCTTGTGCAACGTTAACATTTGTTGTAGTTAATGATTCAGAAATGGTACTTGATAACGTATTAAATTATCCAAATCCATTTGTGAATTACACTGAATTTTGGTTTAATCATAATAAACCAAATGAAGCATTAGATGTGCAAGTTCAAATTTTCACAGTATCAGGAAAATTAGTCAAAACCATTAATCAAACTGTACAATCAGATGGAAATTTATCACGTTCAATCACTTGGAATGGTTTAGATGATTTTGGAGATAAAATAGGAAAAGGAGTATATGTATATAAACTAAATGTTAAAAGTTTGTTGTCCAATGTGAAAGCAGAAAAATACGAGAAATTAGTAATACTCCAATAA
- a CDS encoding zinc-dependent peptidase encodes MIIIALLIIVFITIYFFNFYNKKEAWTEPTTLFPMKWRILLEKNVNFYNSLSIDEKKYFEFEIQEFLANHKITGIDVNVDITDKLLVASSAVIPIFKFPDWKYTNLDEVLIYSDSFNENFETKGENRKILGMVGTGFMNGTMILSKPALHHGFSNQSDKKNTAIHEFIHLIDKMDGVIDGIPKVLLENQYSIPWFDLIDKKIDEIYKKRSDINPYGGTSRVEFFAVIGEYFFERPKLLSRKHPELYEILEQIFNQSMKNKNLVKKTISIGRNSPCPCSSGLKYKKCCAVIN; translated from the coding sequence ATGATTATAATTGCTTTACTAATTATAGTATTTATTACTATTTACTTCTTCAATTTCTATAATAAAAAGGAGGCGTGGACCGAACCAACGACACTTTTTCCAATGAAATGGAGAATTCTATTAGAGAAAAACGTGAATTTTTACAATTCGCTTTCTATTGATGAAAAAAAGTATTTTGAATTTGAAATTCAAGAATTTTTAGCCAATCATAAAATCACTGGAATTGATGTTAATGTCGATATTACTGATAAATTATTAGTCGCTTCAAGTGCAGTAATTCCTATTTTTAAATTTCCTGATTGGAAATATACCAATCTAGATGAAGTATTGATATATAGTGATAGTTTCAACGAAAATTTTGAGACTAAAGGGGAGAATAGAAAAATTCTTGGAATGGTAGGAACAGGATTTATGAATGGTACAATGATACTTTCAAAACCTGCGCTACACCATGGTTTCTCAAATCAATCGGACAAGAAGAATACGGCTATTCATGAATTTATTCATTTGATTGACAAAATGGATGGTGTAATTGATGGAATTCCTAAGGTATTACTAGAAAATCAATATTCAATTCCTTGGTTTGACCTTATAGATAAAAAAATTGATGAAATTTATAAAAAACGATCTGACATCAACCCTTATGGAGGTACAAGTCGTGTAGAGTTTTTTGCTGTAATTGGTGAGTATTTTTTTGAAAGACCAAAACTATTATCCAGAAAACATCCAGAATTGTATGAGATTCTTGAACAGATTTTTAATCAGTCAATGAAAAATAAAAATCTAGTTAAAAAAACTATATCTATTGGTAGAAATAGTCCTTGTCCATGCAGTAGTGGACTAAAGTATAAAAAATGTTGCGCAGTTATTAACTAA